A part of Bacteroidales bacterium genomic DNA contains:
- a CDS encoding class I SAM-dependent methyltransferase → MILKEINKKLLILPEDTASPIKTLEAKFIYHFLLKKKITTTLETGFAYAKSASHIIAATKSKHIAIDPFQKNYKDLGLKNIKSLDFDKYLTFYNDYSHNILPQLVKENSQFEFIFIDGDHKFDGEFVDFYYADLLLKNNGYILLHDTWMRSTRLLMSFINSNRKDYKYIKTPLRNFALYQKNGEDSRNGMHFKEFYTFKSFLTFNIIMWLTTGKDNFIKRIVYKIKEKLK, encoded by the coding sequence ATGATTCTGAAAGAAATAAATAAAAAACTATTAATTTTACCGGAAGATACAGCATCTCCTATAAAAACTTTGGAAGCAAAGTTTATATATCACTTTTTACTGAAAAAAAAAATTACAACAACTTTAGAAACAGGGTTCGCTTATGCTAAATCTGCTTCTCATATTATTGCAGCAACAAAATCAAAACACATTGCCATAGACCCTTTCCAAAAAAACTATAAAGATCTGGGATTAAAAAATATAAAATCCTTGGATTTTGATAAGTATTTAACTTTCTACAATGATTACTCACATAATATATTACCACAATTAGTTAAAGAAAACAGTCAGTTTGAGTTTATTTTCATTGATGGTGATCATAAATTCGACGGAGAATTTGTTGATTTTTATTATGCTGACCTACTTTTAAAAAATAACGGATACATTTTATTGCATGATACATGGATGCGAAGCACAAGACTTTTAATGTCATTTATTAATTCAAACAGAAAAGATTACAAGTATATAAAGACACCACTTAGAAATTTTGCGTTATATCAAAAAAATGGAGAGGACTCAAGAAATGGTATGCATTTTAAAGAGTTCTATACATTCAAGTCATTCCTGACGTTTAATATTATCATGTGGTTAACGACAGGAAAAGATAATTTTATTAAGAGAATCGTTTATAAAATCAAAGAAAAACTAAAATAA
- a CDS encoding PDDEXK nuclease domain-containing protein has translation MKPKLPDNYKEILKQLKEKIAQSQVKTVIAANKQMLWLYWQIGDEIIKQQKLQGWGAKVIDKLSVDLRSEFPKVKGFSVRNLKYMQKFASYYKPGIIRIYTDLFEKLKKGVFVQELTALLQNNEIENNTIVQEPIAQIIEQDFLQSPVANLTWTHHIAIMDKLKEYPQIFWYTVNTIEHGISSNVLKMQIEGKLYERQVQNKKITNFKNTLPAPQSCFANYLMKDPYLFDFVQVKDNPTIDLILCKGKNEVVAEYSLQGYKSPIGIAEYILSKMIPEEIKSELPSIEEIEEKLQEIDNK, from the coding sequence ATGAAACCAAAGTTACCCGATAACTATAAAGAAATATTAAAACAACTGAAAGAAAAGATTGCTCAATCACAGGTAAAAACTGTAATTGCAGCAAACAAGCAAATGCTTTGGTTGTATTGGCAAATAGGAGATGAAATTATAAAACAACAAAAATTACAAGGCTGGGGAGCAAAAGTTATTGACAAACTTTCTGTCGATTTGAGAAGTGAATTCCCGAAAGTGAAAGGATTTTCAGTGCGGAATCTCAAATACATGCAAAAATTTGCATCATATTACAAACCGGGAATTATTAGAATTTATACAGACTTGTTCGAAAAACTAAAAAAAGGTGTATTTGTGCAAGAACTTACTGCACTTTTGCAAAACAATGAAATTGAGAACAATACAATTGTGCAAGAACCTATTGCACAAATTATCGAACAAGATTTTTTGCAATCACCTGTTGCAAATCTTACATGGACACACCATATTGCAATAATGGATAAATTGAAAGAATATCCGCAAATATTTTGGTATACTGTAAATACGATTGAACACGGTATCAGCAGTAATGTTTTAAAGATGCAGATAGAGGGTAAATTGTATGAAAGGCAAGTGCAAAACAAAAAAATAACAAACTTTAAAAATACACTGCCTGCACCACAATCATGTTTTGCAAATTATTTGATGAAAGACCCGTATCTTTTTGATTTTGTACAAGTAAAAGATAACCCAACAATAGACCTGATACTTTGCAAAGGGAAAAATGAAGTTGTTGCAGAATATTCACTACAAGGGTATAAAAGCCCAATAGGAATTGCAGAATACATTTTAAGCAAAATGATACCGGAAGAAATAAAATCTGAACTTCCCTCTATTGAGGAAATTGAAGAAAAATTGCAGGAAATAGACAATAAATAA
- the aspA gene encoding aspartate ammonia-lyase: MENNKLKSFLKKIELFDKFNDDELEKIIKIIELKKYPANSILYEESFKRDYIYFIYKGEVELYKTSVFGEVKQVTQFQKYDFIGEGAIVDDSPRSTSAKTLTDSDIYQIKAEVLKELLNNEGIIAVKIFTEVAQIISRRMSHANTRLMNVGAQYVSGHSREEHDLLGYRNVPDEFYYGIQTMRARENFNISGISISFYSDIVTAFAMVKKAAAKANNEIGLLPDDVTEAIVFGCDELLHGKYHKEFVVDMIQGGAGTSTNMNANEVIANLALVRMGKEKGEYQYIHPNNHINLSQSTNDSYPTSVKIALINSSISLNKELKLLVDSFKKKADEFNDILKMGRTQLQDAVPMTLGQEFGAYASTLEEEIERIARNADLMLCVNMGATAIGTGINADPKYSPAVIRHLREITGLDIKLAENLVEATQDTGAFVMFSSALKRLAIKLSKIMNDLRLLSSGPRAGLNEINLPAVQPGSSIMPGKVNPVIPEVVNQIAFKVIGNDITVTMAAEAGQLELNVMEPVIVQSLFESIEMLKNGMSVLRYRTIDGITANKEHIENVVRNSIGIVTALNPVIGYENSSSIAKEALETGKSVYDLTLERGLLSEEELKNILSPENMINPHKLTKD; the protein is encoded by the coding sequence ATGGAAAACAACAAACTAAAATCATTTTTAAAAAAAATTGAACTTTTCGATAAGTTTAATGATGATGAACTTGAAAAAATTATCAAGATCATTGAATTAAAAAAATATCCGGCAAATTCTATTCTCTATGAAGAAAGTTTTAAAAGAGATTATATCTATTTTATTTATAAAGGCGAAGTTGAATTATACAAAACATCTGTATTCGGAGAGGTTAAGCAAGTTACTCAATTTCAAAAATATGACTTTATCGGCGAAGGTGCCATTGTGGATGATTCTCCCCGCTCTACTTCTGCAAAAACACTAACTGACTCTGATATCTATCAAATAAAAGCCGAAGTACTGAAAGAACTTTTGAATAATGAAGGAATAATAGCCGTTAAAATTTTCACTGAAGTAGCACAAATCATTTCTCGAAGGATGAGTCACGCAAACACACGTTTAATGAACGTGGGAGCACAGTATGTTTCCGGACATTCAAGAGAAGAGCATGATTTATTAGGATACAGAAACGTTCCGGATGAATTTTATTACGGTATTCAAACCATGCGTGCAAGAGAAAACTTTAACATTTCAGGTATAAGCATCAGTTTTTACTCGGATATTGTTACCGCATTTGCCATGGTTAAAAAAGCTGCAGCTAAAGCAAATAACGAAATTGGATTATTACCGGACGATGTAACTGAAGCTATTGTTTTTGGATGTGATGAACTTTTACACGGAAAATATCATAAAGAGTTTGTTGTTGATATGATTCAAGGCGGTGCCGGTACATCAACTAATATGAATGCCAACGAAGTTATTGCTAACCTTGCATTAGTGCGTATGGGCAAAGAAAAAGGTGAATATCAATACATCCACCCCAATAACCACATAAATCTCTCACAATCAACAAACGACAGTTATCCGACATCAGTTAAAATTGCACTCATAAACAGCAGTATTTCTTTAAATAAAGAGCTTAAACTTTTGGTTGATTCTTTTAAGAAAAAAGCAGATGAGTTTAATGATATTCTTAAAATGGGAAGAACCCAACTTCAAGATGCTGTTCCCATGACACTCGGGCAGGAATTCGGAGCATATGCATCAACTTTGGAAGAAGAAATTGAGAGAATAGCACGAAATGCAGATTTAATGTTATGTGTGAATATGGGGGCTACTGCGATAGGAACAGGGATAAATGCCGATCCGAAATACAGCCCGGCAGTTATAAGACATTTGCGAGAAATTACAGGTTTAGATATCAAACTTGCCGAAAATTTGGTTGAGGCAACACAAGATACAGGAGCATTTGTTATGTTTTCCTCTGCTTTGAAACGTTTGGCTATAAAATTATCAAAAATAATGAATGATTTACGTTTGTTATCTTCGGGACCGCGTGCCGGGCTTAATGAAATTAATCTTCCTGCCGTTCAACCCGGTTCATCCATTATGCCGGGGAAAGTTAATCCTGTGATTCCCGAAGTTGTTAATCAAATTGCATTTAAGGTTATCGGTAATGACATAACGGTTACAATGGCAGCCGAAGCCGGACAATTGGAATTAAATGTTATGGAACCCGTTATTGTCCAAAGTTTATTTGAATCTATTGAGATGCTTAAAAACGGGATGTCAGTTTTAAGATACAGAACCATTGACGGTATTACAGCAAATAAAGAACATATTGAGAATGTGGTAAGAAACAGCATTGGTATTGTAACAGCACTAAATCCGGTAATAGGTTATGAAAACAGCAGTTCCATAGCAAAAGAGGCTCTTGAAACCGGAAAGAGTGTTTATGATCTTACACTTGAACGAGGACTTCTTTCTGAAGAAGAACTTAAAAATATTTTATCTCCTGAAAACATGATCAATCCGCATAAATTGACGAAGGATTAA
- a CDS encoding nucleotidyltransferase domain-containing protein, producing the protein MKYGLKQENLQAIIKVLSSFDEVEEAILYGSRAKETSDPASDIDLTLKGEKLNIRLLNKISWALDELLLPYIFDLSLYNQINNPDLLEHIHRIGKLFYSKNNQTKKTIFINKLTGINLFRKIILFCKINSITTWKTTN; encoded by the coding sequence ATGAAATACGGATTAAAACAAGAAAATTTACAAGCAATTATTAAGGTATTATCTTCTTTCGATGAAGTAGAAGAAGCTATTTTATATGGTTCACGTGCTAAAGAAACGTCTGATCCTGCTTCCGATATTGATCTTACTCTAAAAGGCGAAAAACTGAACATTAGGCTTTTAAACAAAATAAGTTGGGCCCTTGATGAGTTACTTTTGCCATATATTTTTGATTTATCCTTATATAACCAAATCAATAATCCCGACTTACTAGAACATATCCACCGAATCGGTAAATTATTTTACAGTAAAAACAATCAAACAAAAAAAACAATTTTTATTAACAAATTAACCGGAATTAACTTATTCAGGAAAATAATACTATTTTGCAAAATTAATTCAATTACAACATGGAAAACAACAAACTAA
- a CDS encoding nucleotidyltransferase substrate binding protein: protein MEQDIRWEQRLSNYRKALQQLSRAIDILSDTDTDYTDDIDNIIQEALIKRFEYTHELAWNVMKDYAEYQGNKDVRGSRDATREAFKMKLINNENDASVWLDMIQSRNLSSHTYNEETSNEIVKLIIEDYYPLYLKFEQMMEALKTGKQNDLFER, encoded by the coding sequence ATGGAACAAGATATTAGATGGGAACAACGATTATCAAATTACAGAAAAGCACTGCAACAATTAAGCCGTGCTATTGATATTTTGTCTGATACTGATACCGACTACACTGATGACATAGATAATATAATACAAGAGGCTCTGATAAAACGTTTTGAATATACTCACGAATTGGCATGGAACGTAATGAAAGATTATGCCGAATATCAAGGTAATAAAGATGTTAGAGGTTCAAGAGATGCAACCAGAGAAGCATTTAAAATGAAACTGATTAATAATGAAAACGATGCTTCCGTATGGTTAGATATGATTCAAAGCAGGAATCTTAGCTCACATACATACAATGAAGAAACTTCAAACGAAATAGTTAAATTGATTATTGAAGACTATTATCCGTTGTATCTAAAATTTGAACAAATGATGGAAGCCTTAAAAACCGGAAAGCAAAATGATTTATTCGAACGCTAA
- a CDS encoding class I SAM-dependent methyltransferase — MQQLIKYLKYKLTAKHRKGYSIHSPFLYDLIRNVICKKTNYYALDDIAQLRYELLSCNETIEVIDFGAGSKVFKSNIRKIKDIAKYSAINEKFGEMMFRLIDYFKPQTVLELGTSLGIGTSYLAMPNSKAQVYTIEACPETAKKTSENFEELNINNIHQIIGNINDELPGLLNNIDKLDFVYFDGNHQKEASLNYYNQCLQKAHNDTIFYFDDIHWSKGMEEAWEEIKANKDVTLTVDLFFSGIVFFKKELSKEDFIVRF; from the coding sequence ATGCAACAATTAATAAAATATCTTAAATATAAACTAACGGCAAAGCACAGAAAAGGCTACAGCATTCATTCACCTTTTTTGTATGATTTGATTAGGAATGTAATATGCAAAAAAACAAATTATTATGCTTTGGATGATATTGCCCAACTTCGTTATGAACTTTTATCATGCAATGAAACAATTGAAGTAATAGATTTTGGTGCAGGTTCCAAAGTGTTTAAATCGAACATTAGAAAAATTAAAGATATTGCAAAGTATTCAGCAATTAATGAGAAGTTCGGTGAAATGATGTTTCGATTAATTGATTATTTTAAACCTCAAACAGTTTTAGAACTCGGGACTTCATTAGGTATCGGAACTTCATATTTGGCAATGCCGAACAGCAAAGCACAAGTTTATACCATTGAAGCTTGCCCGGAAACAGCAAAAAAAACATCTGAAAATTTTGAAGAACTAAATATAAATAATATTCATCAAATAATTGGGAATATAAATGATGAATTGCCGGGCTTATTAAACAACATTGATAAATTAGATTTCGTATATTTCGACGGAAACCATCAAAAAGAAGCAAGTTTGAATTATTATAATCAATGTTTGCAAAAAGCACATAACGATACAATTTTTTATTTTGATGATATTCATTGGTCAAAAGGAATGGAAGAAGCATGGGAAGAAATAAAAGCAAATAAAGATGTTACTTTAACTGTTGATTTATTTTTCAGCGGAATAGTTTTTTTCAAGAAAGAATTGTCGAAGGAGGATTTTATTGTTCGGTTTTGA
- a CDS encoding glycosyltransferase family 4 protein has protein sequence MKIAVNTRLLIENKLDGIGWFTFETLKRITQNYPEHDFYFLFDRKYSEKFIFSDNITPIVINPPARHPFLWYLWFEFSVKKTLKKINADLFLSPDGYLSLSSDVKQISVIHDINFVHRPHDLPYLTRKYCNYFFPKFAERAYKIATVSEYSKQDIIEQYSISEDKTDVVYNGCNEMYRPVEEDIKQRTKQKYSEGKDYFIFIGSLLPRKNIARLFQAFEKFKKETQSDFKLVIVGAKMFMTKDIEYAYSESKYKDDIIFTGRLSPEILHQVLASAYAMTFVPVFEGFGIPLIEAMNCDVPVISSNKTSLPEVAGDAALYVDPFSVDSIKDAMIKITEDESFRLALIEKGRIRKELFSWDKTADKLWDVIERSF, from the coding sequence ATGAAGATAGCTGTAAATACACGTTTACTTATAGAAAATAAATTAGACGGAATAGGTTGGTTTACTTTTGAAACCTTAAAACGAATTACTCAAAATTATCCTGAACATGATTTTTATTTTCTTTTTGACAGAAAATATTCCGAGAAATTTATTTTTTCTGATAATATTACTCCAATTGTTATTAATCCGCCTGCCAGGCATCCGTTCTTATGGTATTTGTGGTTTGAATTTTCGGTAAAGAAAACCTTAAAGAAAATTAATGCTGACTTGTTTTTATCTCCTGACGGATATTTATCATTATCTTCAGATGTGAAACAAATTTCTGTAATTCACGATATAAACTTTGTTCACAGACCTCATGATTTACCTTATTTAACAAGAAAGTATTGTAATTATTTTTTTCCGAAATTTGCCGAAAGAGCATATAAAATTGCAACTGTTTCAGAATATTCAAAGCAAGATATTATTGAACAATATTCAATTAGCGAAGATAAGACTGATGTTGTTTATAATGGTTGTAATGAGATGTATAGACCTGTTGAAGAAGATATCAAGCAAAGAACAAAACAAAAATATTCCGAAGGAAAAGATTATTTTATTTTTATCGGATCTTTACTTCCGCGAAAAAATATTGCAAGATTATTTCAAGCTTTTGAAAAATTTAAAAAAGAGACTCAATCTGATTTTAAACTTGTAATTGTAGGGGCAAAAATGTTTATGACAAAAGATATTGAATATGCTTATTCCGAATCAAAATATAAAGATGATATTATTTTCACGGGAAGATTAAGCCCTGAAATTTTGCATCAGGTTTTGGCTTCAGCTTATGCAATGACATTTGTGCCGGTGTTTGAAGGTTTCGGAATTCCGCTTATTGAGGCAATGAATTGTGATGTTCCCGTAATAAGTTCAAATAAGACCTCTTTGCCTGAAGTTGCCGGAGATGCGGCACTTTATGTTGACCCGTTTTCGGTTGATTCTATAAAAGATGCGATGATTAAAATAACAGAAGATGAGAGTTTCCGACTTGCATTAATTGAAAAGGGGAGAATAAGGAAAGAGTTATTCAGTTGGGATAAAACGGCTGACAAACTTTGGGATGTGATTGAGAGGAGTTTTTGA
- a CDS encoding acyl-CoA reductase: MKLRKCIDAFSRLGEAIYKNKEILKSGNHNPWFTDENIDYSLNEISQSLSKENLEKWVSMYPDLQFSNESKRAGVITAGNIPLVGFHDFLSVLISGNKFVGKLSSKNDKLLPKIIDMLIDIEAEFKDYISITADRLKNFDAVIATGSNNSARYFEYYFGKYPHIIRKNRNSAAVLSGNETDEELRLLADDIFLYFGLGCRSVSKLFLPDGYDLDRIFRNSLKHKDVIKHNKYANNYDYNRTIYLMNLTEFKDNGIMLMKEEISMGSPISVVYYENYSKIETVKQRLEIEKDKIQCVVAEDGLIKDAVSFGNSQKPKLWDYADNIDTVNFLMNL, from the coding sequence ATGAAATTAAGAAAATGTATAGATGCTTTTTCAAGATTAGGGGAAGCGATTTATAAAAATAAGGAAATATTAAAATCCGGAAATCATAATCCGTGGTTTACGGATGAAAATATTGATTATTCTTTAAATGAGATAAGTCAATCTTTAAGCAAAGAAAATCTCGAAAAATGGGTTTCAATGTATCCTGACTTGCAATTTTCAAATGAGAGTAAAAGGGCGGGAGTGATCACTGCCGGGAATATTCCGCTTGTCGGATTTCATGATTTTTTGTCTGTGCTTATCAGCGGAAACAAGTTTGTAGGGAAGTTATCTTCCAAAAATGATAAGTTGTTGCCGAAAATTATTGATATGTTGATTGATATTGAAGCTGAATTTAAAGATTATATTAGTATTACTGCTGACAGATTGAAAAATTTTGATGCTGTTATTGCAACCGGCAGTAATAATTCAGCACGATATTTTGAATATTATTTCGGCAAATATCCGCATATAATCAGAAAGAACAGAAATTCTGCAGCAGTACTTTCAGGAAATGAAACAGATGAGGAGTTAAGATTATTGGCAGATGATATTTTCTTATATTTTGGTTTAGGTTGTCGAAGCGTTTCAAAATTGTTTTTGCCTGACGGCTATGATTTAGACAGAATTTTCAGGAATTCATTAAAACATAAAGACGTTATCAAACATAATAAATATGCTAATAATTACGATTATAACAGAACAATTTATTTGATGAATTTAACAGAATTTAAAGATAACGGTATTATGCTGATGAAAGAAGAAATCAGTATGGGATCTCCAATTTCAGTCGTGTATTATGAGAATTATTCAAAGATTGAAACCGTTAAACAAAGGCTTGAAATTGAGAAAGATAAAATTCAATGTGTAGTTGCTGAAGATGGTTTGATTAAAGATGCTGTTTCGTTTGGGAACAGTCAGAAACCAAAATTGTGGGATTATGCAGATAACATTGATACAGTTAATTTTTTAATGAATTTATAA
- a CDS encoding helix-hairpin-helix domain-containing protein — protein MTFKNICIILLIVFTTSRLFAQIPDKEIIETLIEEIAESSDDELDYTSLYEDLYYFAENPLNLNTATREDLEKFQFLSDFHIEDILEYHRTAGEMISIYELQLLESFSLDDIKRILPFIIVEPKSEKQIPDFRKAIKYGSNNLFLRTQFLLQEQKGYTDEPNDDKQYQGNRFKYYTRYQFDYKRKIKFGFVAEKDAGEAFFKNSQKQGFDYYNAHLQVNDIWKFKTITLGDYQVRFGQGLIAWSGFSTGKSSYVMSVKKKYDGLRKYSSTDENKFMRGIGTTAKIGKFNITGFVSYKYIDGNIDLADSLTEEEQIVTSFQTTGLHRNDGELTDKHSVSEFIYGGNIKWKHPKFKFGASYIEYFFGAELNKTPNAYNQFEFQGNHGLNASIDYQTRFKNIYFFGEEAISMNGGYALLNSAMMKLAPQMSLAILQRYYTKDYQAYYAAGFAEQSKTSNENGVYFGTEIHPVRNWKISAYFDTYKFPWLKYRTYAPSSGVDFFTQVDYSLNRYVDMYVKYKQESKHQNPSDDFTGVAPLQITQKRQFRYHITYSLSKNLILKNRLELSEFKDDSEEEKTGFLIYQDVNYKFETFPLNFSMRVAFFDAEYDARIYAYENDILYGFSIPGYSGTGLRTYLTLKYTVVKDFIDIWLRFANTNYTDRDVIGSSYDEIQGNNKSEVKFQLRIKF, from the coding sequence ATGACCTTTAAAAATATATGCATTATTCTGTTAATAGTTTTCACAACATCAAGATTGTTTGCTCAAATTCCTGATAAAGAGATTATTGAAACTCTTATTGAAGAAATTGCGGAATCAAGTGATGATGAATTAGATTATACTTCATTATATGAGGATTTATATTATTTTGCTGAAAATCCTCTAAACCTTAATACAGCAACAAGAGAAGATCTCGAAAAATTTCAATTTCTTTCTGATTTTCATATAGAAGATATTTTGGAATACCACAGAACTGCCGGTGAAATGATAAGCATTTATGAACTGCAACTATTGGAAAGTTTTTCATTAGACGATATAAAAAGAATATTACCTTTTATTATTGTTGAACCAAAGTCGGAAAAACAAATTCCAGATTTTAGAAAGGCAATTAAATACGGCAGCAACAACTTATTTTTAAGAACTCAATTTCTTTTGCAAGAACAAAAAGGATATACTGATGAACCAAATGATGACAAACAATACCAAGGTAACAGGTTTAAGTATTATACACGATATCAATTTGATTACAAACGAAAAATTAAATTTGGTTTTGTTGCTGAAAAAGATGCCGGAGAAGCATTTTTCAAAAATTCACAAAAGCAAGGTTTCGACTATTACAATGCACACTTGCAAGTGAATGATATTTGGAAATTTAAAACCATAACACTTGGTGATTATCAAGTTCGATTCGGACAAGGACTGATAGCTTGGTCCGGATTCTCAACAGGTAAATCATCATATGTTATGTCTGTAAAGAAAAAATATGATGGCTTAAGAAAGTACTCATCAACAGATGAAAATAAATTTATGAGAGGCATTGGTACTACCGCAAAAATCGGCAAGTTTAACATTACAGGATTTGTTTCATATAAATATATTGACGGAAATATAGATTTGGCAGATAGTCTTACAGAAGAAGAACAAATTGTAACATCTTTTCAAACCACAGGCTTGCATAGAAATGACGGTGAATTAACAGATAAGCATTCTGTTTCGGAATTTATATACGGAGGTAATATTAAATGGAAACATCCGAAGTTCAAATTCGGTGCTTCCTATATTGAATATTTCTTTGGTGCAGAATTAAACAAAACACCCAATGCATATAATCAATTTGAATTTCAAGGGAACCACGGCTTAAATGCGAGCATTGATTACCAAACACGCTTCAAAAATATTTATTTCTTCGGTGAAGAAGCAATCAGTATGAACGGTGGTTATGCTTTATTAAATTCAGCAATGATGAAACTTGCTCCTCAAATGTCTTTGGCAATTCTTCAAAGATATTATACTAAAGATTATCAAGCATATTATGCAGCCGGATTTGCTGAACAATCAAAAACAAGCAATGAAAACGGTGTATATTTCGGAACGGAAATACATCCTGTCAGGAATTGGAAAATTTCAGCTTATTTTGATACTTATAAATTTCCATGGTTAAAATACAGAACCTACGCACCTTCATCGGGAGTAGATTTTTTTACTCAAGTTGATTACAGTCTTAACCGTTATGTAGATATGTATGTAAAATATAAACAAGAATCAAAACATCAAAATCCTTCAGATGATTTTACCGGAGTTGCACCTTTGCAAATTACACAAAAAAGACAATTCAGATATCATATAACTTATTCATTATCAAAAAACCTAATCTTGAAAAACAGACTCGAACTGTCTGAATTTAAGGATGACAGCGAAGAAGAAAAAACAGGTTTCCTTATTTATCAAGATGTTAATTATAAATTTGAAACATTCCCTCTTAACTTTAGTATGAGAGTAGCTTTTTTCGATGCTGAATATGATGCACGAATATATGCCTATGAAAATGATATTCTTTACGGTTTTTCTATACCCGGATACAGCGGTACAGGACTCCGAACATATTTAACATTAAAATATACTGTGGTTAAAGATTTTATAGATATTTGGTTGCGTTTTGCCAATACAAATTATACCGACAGAGATGTTATAGGCTCAAGTTATGACGAAATTCAAGGCAATAATAAATCAGAGGTTAAATTTCAGCTGAGAATTAAGTTTTAA
- a CDS encoding immunity 53 family protein: MENFKWLDKWYSKHVIENHKENISLEIKNSSDMGWILKVDFRITDYKHLKLMNESKKVSDYNYFRIEAQDKQFYGEADFTKLDFLIGKFRAFVGETDIHSLENDFFLNPDIQSFIFEEEKDSLIFLHYTYEKEVAEKIINTGFNFSVAFDKTTTSMYNDPIDINYNHLVRKPFGKFVIVICISKEIYHKYSKLVSKSGNRYLKVEEILSEKPVSKNELSEDVYTLNRKFIKGFFNYTTGEIISNKEFNSKYDSDQFRKNI; this comes from the coding sequence ATGGAAAATTTTAAATGGTTAGACAAATGGTATTCAAAACATGTTATTGAAAATCACAAAGAAAATATTTCTTTGGAAATAAAAAACAGTAGCGATATGGGGTGGATCCTTAAAGTTGATTTTAGGATTACTGATTATAAGCACTTGAAATTAATGAATGAGTCAAAAAAAGTTTCTGATTATAACTATTTTAGAATTGAAGCTCAAGATAAACAATTTTATGGTGAGGCTGATTTTACTAAATTAGATTTTTTAATCGGAAAATTCAGAGCATTTGTAGGTGAAACAGATATTCATTCTCTTGAGAATGATTTTTTCCTGAATCCTGATATTCAAAGTTTTATTTTTGAAGAAGAAAAAGATTCATTAATATTTTTGCATTATACTTATGAAAAAGAAGTTGCCGAAAAAATTATCAATACAGGTTTTAACTTCAGTGTTGCTTTTGATAAAACTACAACAAGCATGTATAATGATCCCATTGACATAAATTATAACCATTTGGTAAGGAAACCATTCGGAAAATTTGTTATAGTGATTTGTATTTCAAAAGAAATCTATCATAAATATTCGAAGTTGGTATCAAAATCAGGAAACAGATATTTGAAAGTTGAAGAGATATTATCTGAAAAACCTGTTTCTAAAAATGAATTGTCTGAAGATGTATATACCTTAAATCGTAAATTTATTAAAGGTTTCTTCAATTATACAACAGGTGAAATTATTTCAAATAAGGAATTTAACAGCAAATATGATTCTGATCAATTTCGGAAAAATATTTAA